Sequence from the Curtobacterium sp. MCLR17_007 genome:
TCCTTCGCGGCAGCGCTCGGCGTGGGCGCCCTGGTGTTCGACCACGTCTTCCACTTCCCCGGTGCCGACCCGTCCGTCCCGCTGTTCTCGTTCGTGTTCCTGGTGGCGCTCGGCGTGGACTACAACATCTTCCTCATGACCCGGGTGCGCGAGGAGACGATCCGCTCGGGGCCGCACGAGGGCGTTCTGCGGGGCCTCGGCGTCACCGGCGGGGTGATCACCTCGGCCGGGGTCGTCCTCGCCGCCACCTTCGCCGCGCTCGGCGTCATCCCGATCCTGTTCCTGGTGCAGATCGCCTTCGTCGTGGCGTTCGGGGTGCTGCTCGACACGATCGTCGTACGGTCCCTGCTCGTGCCGGCGATCGTGTACGACCTGGGTCACCGTGCGTGGTGGCCGTCGCGCCTCGCACGCAGGCGCGCTGACATGTGACACGCTGGGCCCATGCCAGTCCCCTCGACGCAGCCCGCCGCAGAGCGGAAGCTCCTCCGTGACACCGTGCAGGACAAGATCCGCGACGCGATCATGGACGGCACCCTCGAAGCCGGCGAACGCCTGAACGACGACGACCTGATCGCCTGGCTCGGTGTCTCCAGGACCCCGATCCGCGAAGCACTCGCGGAGCTCGCCCGCGCCGGTCTGATCGAGATGGCGCCGAACCGCTACACGCGGGTCGCAGCGCCGACGAAGGACGAACTGCTCGACGCGTACCGCACCCTCGGCGTGATCTACGGCGGCGTGGTCCGGCTGGCGGTCCCGCGGTTCACCGACGCCCAGCGCCGCAAGGTCGTCGCCATGCTCGACGACGTGACGAAGCGGACCGAGCACGCCGAACAGGCACAGGTCGCGCACGACGGGGCTGACCTGTACGCGATGTGGGCCGGTGCCTGCGGCAACGCCTCGCTCGAGCAGCTCTGCCGGTCGACCACCG
This genomic interval carries:
- a CDS encoding GntR family transcriptional regulator, which gives rise to MPVPSTQPAAERKLLRDTVQDKIRDAIMDGTLEAGERLNDDDLIAWLGVSRTPIREALAELARAGLIEMAPNRYTRVAAPTKDELLDAYRTLGVIYGGVVRLAVPRFTDAQRRKVVAMLDDVTKRTEHAEQAQVAHDGADLYAMWAGACGNASLEQLCRSTTDGLAFKLRVPELAELVPAAVVLPELQKLRDAVLAKDPIAAELAMEAVHLLPTRG